A genomic segment from Segniliparus rotundus DSM 44985 encodes:
- a CDS encoding class I SAM-dependent methyltransferase produces the protein MAAGDPEITDAYSANAAFWTQIIREGRDKYQTGLVDRALFEAIGPCEGKAFLDAGCGEGYFSRELARRSAGHVHAVDACAELVAAARDLPDPAITYHVADIAALPLPDNSVDVVVANRLPHGLADPGKRFFEFARALRPGGRLVSLALHPCYYTARDSQNEKPPLDEYFEGRMVVQHFEVDGLVSPEPSVQRFFSLEEHVSMILRAGFVITGLTEPRPTPEQFDTDPWWQEHYTRPLFLLLQCRLDA, from the coding sequence ATGGCCGCAGGCGACCCGGAGATCACGGACGCGTACTCGGCGAACGCCGCTTTCTGGACCCAGATCATCCGCGAGGGGCGCGACAAGTACCAGACCGGACTTGTTGATCGAGCGCTCTTCGAAGCGATCGGCCCATGCGAGGGAAAGGCCTTCCTCGACGCCGGCTGCGGCGAAGGCTACTTCTCCCGCGAGCTCGCCCGCCGCAGCGCCGGGCACGTCCACGCCGTCGACGCCTGCGCCGAGCTCGTCGCCGCCGCCCGCGACCTCCCCGACCCAGCGATCACCTACCACGTCGCCGACATCGCCGCATTGCCGCTGCCCGACAACTCCGTCGACGTGGTCGTCGCCAACCGGCTCCCCCACGGCCTCGCAGACCCCGGCAAACGCTTCTTCGAGTTCGCCCGAGCCTTGCGACCCGGCGGCCGTCTCGTGTCTCTCGCCCTGCACCCCTGCTACTACACCGCCCGCGACTCCCAGAACGAGAAGCCCCCGCTCGACGAATACTTCGAAGGACGCATGGTCGTCCAACACTTCGAAGTCGACGGACTCGTCTCCCCCGAACCCTCCGTCCAACGGTTCTTCTCCCTCGAAGAACACGTCAGCATGATCCTACGAGCGGGGTTCGTCATCACCGGCCTCACAGAACCCCGGCCCACGCCAGAGCAGTTCGACACCGACCCCTGGTGGCAAGAGCACTACACCCGCCCGCTCTTCCTCCTCCTCCAGTGCAGACTGGACGCGTAG
- a CDS encoding IclR family transcriptional regulator encodes MSNSIVQRDSGSGAAVQSVDRALLVLEILAQSGPTGITQLAEEIGVHKSTASRLVAVLEGRGFVERGANGKYQLGFAVVRLAGSASGVRDLGKASQRKCDELAARLGETVNLAIFEDGLAINIVEAPGPAEVVLRSWVGQASPAHATSSGKALIAELNPLELRERLSGRLERFTANTITDFTVLEEHLALVREQGWAYAAEELELGLNAVAAPVRGNTTAIVAALCVSGPSYRMPQSALPSMAQEILGSAREISLRLGYPSRR; translated from the coding sequence ATGAGCAACAGCATCGTACAACGCGACAGTGGATCAGGTGCGGCAGTCCAATCGGTCGACCGGGCGCTCCTGGTCCTGGAGATCCTCGCGCAGAGCGGGCCGACCGGGATCACCCAGCTCGCCGAAGAGATCGGCGTGCACAAATCCACCGCGTCCCGGCTCGTCGCGGTGCTGGAGGGCAGGGGGTTCGTGGAGCGCGGCGCGAACGGCAAATACCAGCTCGGATTCGCCGTGGTGCGCCTGGCCGGCTCCGCCTCGGGCGTGCGCGACCTCGGGAAGGCTTCCCAACGCAAATGCGACGAGCTCGCCGCCCGGCTCGGGGAGACCGTCAATCTCGCGATCTTCGAAGACGGCCTCGCGATCAATATCGTGGAGGCTCCCGGCCCCGCCGAAGTCGTGTTGCGCTCATGGGTCGGCCAGGCCAGCCCCGCGCACGCGACGTCCAGCGGCAAGGCGCTGATCGCGGAATTGAATCCGCTCGAACTGCGCGAGCGCCTCAGCGGCCGCCTGGAGCGTTTCACCGCGAACACGATCACGGATTTCACGGTGCTCGAAGAGCATCTGGCCCTCGTGCGCGAACAAGGCTGGGCCTACGCGGCAGAGGAGCTGGAGCTGGGGCTCAACGCGGTCGCCGCCCCGGTCAGGGGCAACACCACGGCAATCGTCGCGGCGCTCTGCGTCTCTGGCCCCTCCTACCGTATGCCGCAGAGCGCCCTGCCCTCCATGGCGCAGGAGATCCTGGGCTCCGCGCGCGAAATCAGCCTGCGCCTGGGCTACCCCTCGCGCCGGTAA
- a CDS encoding cytochrome P450 — MTDPIAAEKPTRAGLPHPRFRLPLLGDLLRLDLAKPTQSLVPLSHEAGPVFEQVFFGFPLRVVAGAREIEEVNNEEAWEKHVGPALHKLRPMAGDGLFTAYNREPNWQKAHNVLMPAFSRSAMVNYHASIRGAVEELVEVWAEDARSGAWVDVVDSMNKLTLEVISRAGFGHSFNLLSSREESPLIAAIVRELTYAQRRTDVLPWFERMFLRKREHQHQADMTLAKRTVDDIVGERRRNPHESPTDILDLMLTAVDPETGEQLDDANIRNQILTFLIAGSETSANAVSFALHHLAEQPELARQAQAEVEARWPGRDFPDIGYEDVAKLRYLRRVTDETLRLWPVAPGYFRRARKDTTVGGHAFKQKDWVFVLLIGAHRDPASWGADADRFNPDRFSPENIRSLPPRIYKPFGTGPRACIGRQFALHEIILTLAAILHQFDLEPDPGYTITATEHPTLKPAGLRLRLHTRSR; from the coding sequence ATGACCGACCCAATCGCAGCCGAAAAACCCACGAGGGCAGGGTTGCCGCATCCGCGTTTCCGACTGCCGCTCCTCGGCGACCTGCTGCGGCTGGACCTGGCCAAACCCACCCAAAGCTTGGTCCCGTTGTCTCATGAAGCTGGCCCAGTCTTCGAGCAGGTCTTCTTCGGCTTCCCGCTCAGAGTCGTCGCGGGCGCTCGGGAGATCGAAGAGGTCAACAACGAGGAGGCGTGGGAGAAGCACGTCGGCCCGGCTCTGCATAAACTGCGCCCGATGGCAGGAGACGGGCTGTTCACCGCCTACAACCGGGAGCCGAACTGGCAGAAGGCGCATAACGTGTTGATGCCCGCGTTCTCGCGCTCGGCCATGGTCAACTACCACGCGAGCATCCGGGGCGCGGTCGAGGAGCTGGTCGAAGTCTGGGCCGAGGACGCGAGGAGCGGCGCCTGGGTCGATGTGGTCGACAGCATGAACAAACTCACGCTGGAGGTCATCTCCAGAGCAGGCTTCGGCCACTCTTTCAACCTTTTGTCGAGCCGGGAGGAGAGCCCGCTCATCGCCGCGATCGTGCGAGAACTGACATACGCGCAACGCAGGACCGACGTGCTGCCCTGGTTCGAGCGGATGTTCCTGCGCAAGCGGGAACATCAGCACCAGGCCGACATGACGCTCGCGAAGCGCACGGTCGACGACATCGTCGGCGAGCGCAGGCGCAACCCGCACGAGAGCCCGACGGACATCCTCGACCTCATGCTCACGGCCGTCGACCCGGAGACCGGCGAACAGCTCGACGACGCGAACATCCGCAACCAGATCCTCACCTTCCTCATCGCCGGCAGCGAGACCAGCGCGAACGCCGTGTCCTTCGCACTGCACCATCTCGCGGAACAACCGGAGCTCGCGAGACAGGCCCAGGCGGAGGTGGAAGCCCGCTGGCCGGGACGGGACTTCCCGGACATCGGCTACGAAGACGTCGCGAAGCTCCGATACCTGCGCCGCGTCACCGACGAGACGCTGCGACTGTGGCCGGTCGCGCCAGGATACTTCCGCCGCGCGAGGAAAGACACGACCGTCGGAGGCCACGCCTTCAAACAGAAAGACTGGGTGTTCGTCCTGCTCATCGGGGCGCACCGGGACCCGGCCTCGTGGGGGGCGGACGCTGATCGGTTCAACCCGGACCGCTTCTCCCCCGAGAACATCAGGAGCCTGCCGCCTCGCATCTACAAACCGTTCGGCACGGGCCCGAGGGCGTGCATCGGCCGCCAGTTCGCCCTCCACGAGATCATTCTGACCCTGGCCGCGATCCTGCACCAGTTCGACCTCGAGCCCGACCCGGGGTACACGATCACGGCGACCGAGCACCCCACCCTCAAACCAGCCGGACTCAGGTTACGCTTGCACACGCGAAGCCGCTGA
- a CDS encoding MBL fold metallo-hydrolase: MSGLRIERVVTSGTFRLDGGSWAVDNNIWLVGDDSEVLVVDAAHEAAPIIAAVAGRKVLAVVCTHGHNDHVTVAPQLSEELDAPLLLHPGDDVLWRQTHPGVRYGELSDGLRIPVAGADVQVIHTPGHSPGSVCLHAPEAGVLFSGDTLFSGGPGATGRSYSDFPTIIASIRDRLFSLPEQTLVHTGHGDGTTIGTEAPHLAEWIAAGR; the protein is encoded by the coding sequence ATGAGCGGGCTGCGGATCGAGCGAGTGGTCACGTCGGGAACGTTCCGCCTCGACGGGGGAAGCTGGGCGGTGGACAACAACATCTGGTTGGTCGGCGACGACTCCGAGGTGCTCGTGGTGGACGCCGCGCACGAGGCCGCGCCGATCATCGCCGCGGTGGCCGGCCGCAAGGTGCTCGCTGTGGTCTGCACGCACGGGCACAACGACCACGTGACGGTCGCGCCGCAGCTCTCCGAGGAGCTGGACGCCCCTCTGCTCCTGCACCCCGGGGACGACGTGCTGTGGCGGCAGACCCACCCGGGGGTGCGCTACGGGGAGCTGTCCGACGGGTTGCGGATTCCGGTGGCGGGCGCCGATGTCCAGGTGATCCACACCCCGGGGCACTCGCCGGGCTCGGTCTGCCTGCACGCGCCGGAAGCGGGCGTGCTTTTCTCCGGCGACACCTTGTTCTCCGGAGGGCCAGGAGCCACAGGGCGGTCGTACTCGGACTTCCCGACCATCATCGCCTCGATCCGCGACCGGCTGTTCTCGCTCCCCGAGCAGACTCTGGTGCACACCGGCCACGGCGACGGCACCACCATCGGCACGGAGGCTCCGCATCTGGCCGAATGGATCGCAGCCGGGCGGTGA
- a CDS encoding MAB_1171c family putative transporter, with the protein MISSIPSAVAWPVLAVFLLIVALRLAWRNTTQFDRYTNIMLCTMVAVQLLADPLFERFVADHAPIGSITVSQFALCLQSSTCAEFLGVTAVMMGRSPAAVRRRHTLHRVGGLAVGAMIFVAGTRARAAGARLEEPLGWDTVVVWALFWVFPVILSVQIFRLCAKDLPGARENARRVLVLLNLAVIAFIMSFVCLLAFVLAVLEEFGAAHTVEFRIETHSRNFFWVLLAVLVVMSWACVGDARERLGLDKRGRMRRQLLPLWAELTALFPETVLDPSLRPKKRRRVTDYELNRMVVEIRDSLKQLRQYTRRTPLTERMRFLEDCDGDKDAASTAQLASQLVLALEAKRAGGPKSPPDQRIEIPSTARSLEEETLELLELSQCLQKAHATKTTSPRNEDPAPTSRTASMA; encoded by the coding sequence ATGATCTCGTCCATCCCGAGCGCTGTGGCCTGGCCCGTCCTCGCGGTGTTCCTGCTGATCGTGGCTCTCCGCCTTGCCTGGCGCAACACGACGCAGTTCGACCGCTATACCAACATCATGCTCTGCACGATGGTGGCGGTCCAGCTGCTCGCGGACCCTCTCTTCGAGAGGTTCGTCGCCGACCACGCCCCGATCGGCTCCATCACGGTCTCGCAGTTCGCCCTGTGCTTGCAGTCTTCGACGTGCGCGGAGTTCCTCGGCGTGACGGCGGTCATGATGGGCCGGAGTCCGGCGGCGGTGCGCCGCCGCCACACCCTGCACCGCGTCGGAGGTCTCGCGGTCGGAGCCATGATCTTCGTGGCGGGGACCAGGGCGCGTGCGGCGGGTGCGCGGCTCGAGGAGCCACTCGGCTGGGACACGGTCGTGGTCTGGGCGCTCTTCTGGGTCTTCCCCGTCATCCTCTCCGTGCAGATCTTCCGGCTGTGCGCCAAGGACTTGCCGGGGGCGAGGGAGAACGCGCGGCGCGTTCTTGTCCTCCTGAACCTTGCTGTCATTGCCTTCATCATGAGTTTCGTCTGCCTTCTGGCATTTGTGCTCGCTGTGCTGGAAGAATTCGGGGCAGCGCATACAGTCGAGTTCAGAATAGAGACGCATTCGCGCAATTTTTTCTGGGTTCTCCTCGCCGTCCTCGTCGTGATGTCGTGGGCGTGCGTCGGCGACGCGCGCGAGCGGCTCGGCCTCGACAAACGCGGGAGGATGCGCCGCCAGTTGCTGCCGTTGTGGGCCGAGCTCACCGCGCTTTTTCCGGAAACCGTGCTCGACCCGTCCCTGCGGCCCAAAAAACGCAGGCGCGTGACGGACTACGAGCTGAACCGGATGGTCGTGGAGATCAGGGACTCGCTCAAACAGCTCCGGCAATACACCCGGCGAACACCCCTCACAGAACGGATGCGGTTCCTGGAAGACTGCGATGGGGACAAAGACGCCGCGTCCACGGCGCAGCTCGCATCGCAACTCGTGTTGGCGCTGGAAGCAAAGCGCGCAGGCGGGCCGAAATCGCCGCCGGACCAAAGGATCGAGATCCCTTCCACCGCGAGGAGCTTGGAAGAGGAAACGCTCGAGCTCCTCGAACTCTCCCAGTGCTTGCAGAAGGCACACGCAACAAAGACCACCTCTCCGCGCAACGAGGATCCGGCCCCGACAAGCAGAACAGCGAGCATGGCATGA
- a CDS encoding S-(hydroxymethyl)mycothiol dehydrogenase has product MPNYVQGVIARSKGSSVETVTVVVPDPVGHDVLVRVLACGVCHTDLAYREGGINDEYPFLLGHEAAGVVEAVGEQVTHVEAGDFVVLNWRAVCGECRACKKGKPWYCFNTHNASQKMALEDGTELTSALGIGAFVEKTLVHEGQCTKVDPSVDPAVAGLLGCGVMAGLGAAMNTGQVSRGDSVAVIGCGGVGDAAIVGAALAGATTIVAVDRDDQKLRWAVELGATHTVNSAEADAVVAVQELTGGFGADVVIDAVGRPETWRQAFSARDLAGTVVLVGVPTPQMRIEMPLLDFFSHGGALKSSWYGDCLPERDFPMLVDLHLQGRLPLEKFVTERVGLNDVEKAFAAMGAGQVLRSVVVL; this is encoded by the coding sequence ATGCCGAACTACGTCCAGGGCGTCATCGCGCGGAGCAAAGGGAGCTCTGTCGAGACGGTCACTGTGGTCGTCCCCGACCCAGTCGGCCACGACGTGCTTGTCCGAGTGCTCGCCTGCGGGGTGTGCCACACCGACCTCGCGTATCGCGAAGGCGGGATCAACGACGAATACCCCTTCCTCCTCGGGCATGAGGCGGCCGGGGTCGTAGAGGCCGTCGGAGAACAGGTGACGCATGTCGAGGCGGGCGATTTCGTCGTGCTGAACTGGCGCGCGGTCTGCGGCGAGTGCCGGGCTTGCAAGAAAGGCAAGCCCTGGTACTGCTTCAACACGCACAACGCGAGCCAGAAGATGGCCCTCGAAGACGGCACCGAACTCACCTCGGCGCTCGGCATCGGCGCGTTCGTCGAGAAGACCCTCGTGCACGAGGGCCAATGCACCAAGGTCGACCCGTCTGTCGACCCCGCTGTCGCAGGCCTGCTCGGCTGCGGGGTGATGGCCGGCCTCGGCGCCGCGATGAACACGGGACAGGTCTCGCGCGGGGACTCGGTCGCGGTGATCGGTTGCGGCGGCGTCGGGGACGCCGCGATCGTCGGGGCCGCTCTCGCGGGCGCGACGACGATTGTGGCCGTGGACCGGGACGACCAGAAACTGCGGTGGGCCGTCGAGCTCGGCGCGACGCACACGGTCAACAGCGCCGAGGCAGACGCAGTCGTGGCGGTCCAAGAGCTGACGGGAGGGTTCGGGGCTGATGTGGTGATCGACGCGGTGGGCAGGCCGGAGACGTGGCGGCAAGCCTTCTCCGCGCGGGATTTGGCGGGAACGGTGGTCCTTGTCGGGGTGCCGACTCCGCAGATGCGCATCGAGATGCCGTTGCTGGATTTTTTCAGCCACGGCGGCGCGCTGAAATCCTCCTGGTACGGGGACTGCTTGCCCGAGCGCGATTTCCCGATGCTGGTGGACTTGCATCTGCAAGGCAGGCTCCCATTGGAGAAATTCGTCACCGAGCGCGTGGGGCTCAACGACGTGGAGAAGGCGTTCGCGGCGATGGGAGCTGGTCAGGTGCTGCGTTCGGTGGTGGTGCTATGA
- a CDS encoding GcvT family protein encodes MTSPKVVIIGAGVVGCSLADELTGRGWTDVTVLDRGPLFATGGSTSHAPGLVFQTNSSKTMSTLARRTVEKFLELGAFDQVGGLEVATTEARMAELRRKSGWARSWGIQARLIGPEECAALHPLLLPEAVLGGLHTPTDGLALALRAAESQAERASARGARFFARREALEILEHGGRACGVRTAEGDIAADFVVCCAGFWGAEFAKKLGLAVPLLPMAHQYATTGQLPGLPVAGLPILRHQDQDLYYRAHGDRLGIGSYSHRPIPVDMGSLAVDTADEPMPSMLPFTEEDFAPAWRASMALLPALAETKVEEAFNGVFSFTPDGFPILGEHRELPGLWTAEAVWVTHSAGVAAAMAEWMVDGTCGLDLHECDLNRFEQHALSPTFVAETSARNFIEVYDIIHPHEYRTVLRGLRTSPFHSAQQELGASFFEGGGWERPAWFEANAPLLAELREGGTRIPERDGWSDKFYSPISIAEAAWTRERVALYDMTPLTRYEVAGPGALSLLDRLTTNVVDKPVGSVVYTLMLDERGGVRSDLTVARLGAHTFQVAVNGPLDFDWISGHLPDDGSVTLRDITGGTCCVGVWGPLARALAQPLCPDDLSHEKFRYFTALRTYLGAIPVTLLRVSYVGELGWEVYASAEHGRALWDVLREAGREHGVIAAGRVAFNSLRVEKGYRLWGTDVTTEHTPAQAGLGFAVRMGKGDFIGRAALAEAPAPPTMLRSLVFKDPDAVVLGKEPVLVAGSPVGYVTSAGWSATIGRCIAYAWLPAETPIGAEATVDYFGAELAAVVSAEPVVDPEMARIKR; translated from the coding sequence TTGACATCTCCGAAAGTCGTCATCATCGGCGCCGGCGTCGTGGGCTGCTCGCTCGCCGACGAGCTGACCGGGCGTGGCTGGACCGACGTGACCGTCCTGGACCGGGGGCCGCTTTTCGCCACGGGGGGCTCGACCTCGCACGCGCCAGGCTTGGTGTTCCAGACCAACAGTTCGAAGACGATGAGCACCCTCGCCAGGCGCACGGTGGAAAAATTCCTCGAACTCGGGGCCTTCGACCAGGTCGGCGGACTGGAAGTCGCCACGACCGAGGCGCGGATGGCGGAGCTGCGCCGCAAGTCCGGCTGGGCGCGCTCCTGGGGGATCCAGGCCCGCCTGATCGGACCCGAGGAGTGCGCCGCGCTGCATCCGCTGCTCCTCCCTGAGGCCGTCCTCGGCGGTCTGCACACTCCGACCGACGGGCTCGCGCTCGCGCTGCGCGCCGCCGAAAGCCAAGCAGAACGGGCCAGCGCGCGGGGCGCGAGATTCTTTGCCCGCAGAGAGGCGCTCGAGATCCTCGAACACGGGGGCCGGGCGTGCGGGGTGCGGACCGCCGAAGGCGACATCGCAGCCGACTTCGTAGTCTGCTGCGCCGGGTTCTGGGGGGCCGAGTTCGCCAAAAAGCTCGGGCTCGCCGTGCCGCTGCTCCCGATGGCGCACCAATACGCCACAACCGGACAGCTGCCGGGCCTGCCGGTCGCCGGATTGCCGATCCTGCGCCATCAAGACCAAGACCTGTACTACCGGGCGCACGGCGACCGCCTCGGGATCGGCTCCTACAGCCATCGGCCCATCCCGGTGGACATGGGCTCGCTCGCCGTCGACACGGCGGACGAGCCGATGCCGTCGATGCTCCCTTTCACCGAGGAGGACTTCGCCCCCGCCTGGCGCGCATCGATGGCATTGCTGCCCGCGCTCGCCGAGACGAAAGTCGAGGAAGCCTTCAACGGGGTCTTCTCGTTCACCCCCGACGGCTTCCCGATTCTCGGCGAGCACCGCGAGCTGCCCGGGCTGTGGACCGCCGAAGCGGTCTGGGTGACCCATTCCGCGGGGGTCGCCGCCGCTATGGCCGAATGGATGGTCGATGGGACTTGCGGGCTCGACCTGCATGAATGCGACCTGAACCGGTTCGAGCAGCATGCGTTGAGCCCGACATTCGTCGCAGAGACGAGCGCGCGGAACTTCATCGAGGTCTACGACATCATCCACCCGCACGAGTACCGAACCGTCTTGCGCGGACTGCGCACCAGCCCGTTCCACTCGGCGCAGCAGGAGCTCGGAGCGTCTTTCTTCGAAGGCGGCGGCTGGGAGCGCCCGGCCTGGTTCGAAGCAAACGCGCCGCTCTTGGCCGAGCTGCGCGAAGGGGGGACGCGCATTCCGGAACGCGACGGGTGGTCGGACAAGTTCTACTCCCCGATCTCCATCGCCGAGGCCGCCTGGACGCGAGAGCGCGTCGCGCTCTACGACATGACCCCGCTCACCCGCTACGAGGTCGCAGGCCCCGGCGCGCTGAGCCTTTTGGACCGGCTCACCACGAACGTCGTCGACAAGCCGGTCGGTTCGGTGGTCTACACCCTCATGCTCGACGAGCGCGGCGGCGTGCGCAGCGACCTGACCGTCGCGCGGCTCGGGGCGCACACGTTCCAAGTCGCGGTCAACGGGCCGTTGGACTTCGACTGGATCTCCGGGCACCTGCCCGACGACGGCTCCGTCACGCTGCGCGACATCACCGGCGGCACCTGCTGCGTCGGCGTGTGGGGGCCGCTCGCCCGAGCGCTGGCCCAGCCATTGTGCCCGGACGACTTGTCGCATGAGAAATTCCGCTACTTCACCGCGTTGCGAACGTATTTGGGAGCCATCCCAGTCACGCTGCTCCGTGTCTCCTACGTGGGCGAGCTCGGCTGGGAGGTCTACGCGAGCGCCGAACACGGGCGGGCGCTGTGGGACGTCCTGCGGGAAGCCGGGCGAGAGCACGGGGTGATCGCGGCGGGCCGCGTCGCGTTCAACAGTCTGCGGGTGGAGAAGGGCTACCGTCTCTGGGGAACCGACGTCACCACCGAGCACACCCCGGCGCAGGCGGGCCTCGGATTCGCGGTGCGGATGGGCAAGGGCGATTTCATCGGCAGGGCCGCGCTCGCCGAAGCCCCGGCTCCCCCCACGATGTTGCGCAGCCTGGTGTTCAAGGACCCCGACGCGGTCGTCCTCGGCAAAGAGCCGGTGCTCGTCGCAGGCTCGCCGGTCGGCTACGTGACCAGCGCGGGCTGGTCCGCGACCATCGGGCGCTGCATCGCCTACGCGTGGCTGCCCGCCGAGACGCCGATCGGCGCCGAGGCAACGGTGGACTACTTCGGCGCGGAGCTGGCCGCCGTCGTGTCCGCCGAGCCGGTGGTGGACCCCGAGATGGCCAGGATCAAACGATGA
- the solA gene encoding N-methyl-L-tryptophan oxidase, producing MSTPHATREHSYDVIVVGLGGMGSAAACHVAKRGRRVLGLEKHTPAHDKGSSHGGSRIIRQSYFEDPAYVPLLLRSYALWEELARDSGSDVYRLTGGIFLGSPDCRTVAGSLKASQEWSLPYELLDAAEIRRRFPQFAPQPDDVALYEERAGFARPEATVQAHIDLALGAGAELRFGEPVLDWEETASGVVVRTEHGPYLAEQLVICPGAWAPQLLERLRIPIEVERQVLYWFDPVGGTGAFENAPVFINEWPDGAQTYGFPAIDGPGGGVKVAFFRNGSPCSPDTIDRVVRPAEVDEMRERIRGFVPALDSPCVHTATCMYSNTPDEHFVVARHPDCAAVTVACGFSGHGFKFVPVVGEILADLATTGSTAHPIGLFDPQRLVLR from the coding sequence ATGAGCACGCCGCACGCGACGCGCGAGCACAGCTACGACGTGATCGTCGTCGGGCTCGGCGGGATGGGGAGCGCCGCCGCGTGCCACGTGGCCAAGCGCGGGCGACGGGTGCTCGGCCTGGAAAAACACACCCCGGCGCACGACAAGGGCTCCAGCCACGGCGGTTCGCGGATCATCCGGCAGTCCTATTTCGAAGATCCCGCCTATGTCCCGTTGCTGCTGCGCTCCTATGCGTTGTGGGAGGAGCTGGCCCGAGACTCCGGGTCCGATGTGTACCGGCTCACCGGTGGCATATTCCTCGGCTCCCCGGACTGTCGCACCGTCGCCGGAAGCCTCAAAGCCAGCCAAGAGTGGTCCTTGCCGTACGAGCTGCTCGACGCCGCCGAGATCCGCCGCAGGTTCCCGCAATTCGCCCCGCAGCCCGACGATGTCGCGCTCTACGAAGAACGCGCCGGATTCGCCCGGCCGGAGGCGACCGTGCAAGCCCATATCGACCTGGCGCTCGGCGCCGGGGCCGAGCTGCGCTTCGGCGAGCCCGTGCTGGACTGGGAAGAAACCGCATCAGGGGTCGTGGTGCGCACAGAGCACGGCCCGTACCTCGCCGAACAGCTGGTGATCTGCCCGGGGGCGTGGGCTCCACAACTGCTCGAACGCCTTCGCATCCCCATCGAAGTGGAGCGCCAAGTGCTCTATTGGTTCGACCCAGTCGGCGGGACGGGCGCGTTCGAGAACGCTCCTGTCTTCATCAACGAATGGCCGGACGGCGCGCAAACCTACGGCTTCCCCGCGATCGACGGGCCGGGCGGCGGCGTGAAAGTGGCGTTCTTCCGCAACGGCTCCCCCTGCTCCCCCGACACCATCGACCGGGTGGTGCGCCCTGCGGAGGTCGACGAGATGCGCGAACGCATCCGCGGCTTCGTCCCCGCATTGGACAGCCCCTGCGTGCACACTGCCACCTGCATGTACTCGAACACCCCGGACGAGCATTTCGTGGTCGCCCGCCATCCTGACTGCGCGGCGGTGACCGTGGCGTGCGGATTCTCCGGGCACGGGTTCAAATTCGTGCCGGTCGTCGGCGAAATCCTCGCCGATCTCGCGACCACAGGCTCCACCGCTCATCCGATCGGCCTGTTCGACCCGCAAAGGCTGGTGCTCCGATGA
- a CDS encoding IS3 family transposase, translating into MARADDNALMASFFSSMQVELLDRHEWADHHDLAQAVFEHIEAFHNPARRHSGIGYHSPARHETLPPAAASAAGGRISTCPGEREQTNSAFLEVFESARNDL; encoded by the coding sequence GTGGCCCGCGCCGACGACAACGCGCTCATGGCGTCGTTCTTCTCGTCCATGCAGGTCGAACTCCTCGACCGACACGAATGGGCCGACCACCACGACCTCGCCCAAGCGGTCTTCGAACACATCGAAGCCTTCCACAACCCCGCCAGGCGGCACAGCGGAATCGGCTACCACTCGCCCGCCCGCCACGAGACTCTGCCCCCTGCCGCAGCGAGTGCGGCAGGGGGCAGAATATCAACCTGCCCGGGGGAACGGGAACAGACCAATAGCGCGTTCCTCGAGGTCTTCGAATCCGCCCGGAACGACCTTTGA
- a CDS encoding XRE family transcriptional regulator — protein sequence MSTEPLVNTTQRQRANNLSSRISMLYETMAPAGEIVSDATVAEGIFEKTGVQMSGPYLCLLRTGKRTNPSIQNIQAIAEYFGVPASYLVDTDNDTDTEVEAELRLVRAMRDMGVRDIATRLSGLTSESIANLAGLVDRMRELEHLPPIAPRGPHAVGEA from the coding sequence ATGAGCACCGAACCACTTGTAAACACCACGCAACGACAACGGGCGAATAATCTGTCGTCTAGGATCAGCATGCTGTACGAAACCATGGCTCCAGCTGGAGAAATCGTTTCCGACGCGACGGTGGCCGAGGGGATCTTCGAGAAGACCGGGGTGCAGATGAGCGGCCCGTACTTGTGCCTGTTGCGCACGGGCAAGCGGACGAACCCCTCGATTCAAAACATCCAGGCGATCGCCGAGTACTTTGGCGTACCGGCCTCGTACCTTGTCGACACCGACAACGACACCGATACCGAAGTGGAAGCTGAACTGAGACTGGTGAGGGCGATGCGGGACATGGGCGTGCGCGATATCGCGACGCGGCTCTCTGGCCTGACTTCGGAGTCGATCGCGAACTTGGCCGGGCTTGTCGACAGAATGCGAGAGCTGGAGCACCTGCCGCCCATCGCGCCGAGGGGGCCGCATGCTGTGGGCGAAGCGTAG